The genomic stretch GAAGGATGCACTGATGCTGAGGAGTGGGATGAGGGAAGAGGgttacacacagaaacacacacacataaataactCTCTCACAAACATTACATACCTTGGATTTGGCAAACTTCAGCTCTCCCCACAGCACCACTCCAGCAGCTCCCAGCGCCGCACTCTCGCCCAGCGTGTGCCTCAGGTCcgtctgcacacacaaacacactcacaataACTAGTTTGAATGAGAGATTTATCTTGTTGCCAATAAACTGGTTTGTGCATGCATGAGTAGGAACAAACCCCACCTTATTAAGAAaggtgagggtgtgtgtgaatGCCAGCCTTGCGTAGGGAAGGACTGGTTTGGCAACATGGGTAGTGTTGTTATGGCGCAAATCTGACGCCACCCTCAAGGCCTCCAGCAGTCTGTGTCTGAGTGGAGAAGTCAGAAATGTTCATCAAAAAGTCATTCAAAACTCAACTTCAAAAACAGTCATTTCCATCCTCGGTTTCACAGAGATctggtgtttctgtttctgagtTCTCTGTACCTGACCATCAGAGCTGCATCCTTGGATCCTGCCAGCCTTTGTGGCAGGTAGATGCTGGGATAGAGAGCGGTGGACTGACACCAGAGCCAGCACAGCCGGTCATTTTGCCTTTTGGTTCCCCTGTGGCAGCGTCCGGTGTAGTTTTTATCTgatcacagacagaaaacaagaagagaCACAGGTCAGTTTTTGTATCCTCAGTGTTGTCTTAAACAAGATCATAATCAACAACCAAACAGTACTTAACTTAGTCTTTGTCCTACCTGTCTTTCTCTTATTCTTATTCAAGCATGCAGGAAAACCATAAAACCCCCAGAGTCCGTTTGGACGATCTCTGACCACCGACCGCAGCGTCTCCTCCATGAACCTCCGAGCGCTCTCCTCAAACCATTCCCTTGCAAGTGATATTATGTCCCCCTCCGATAGATCcggtctctcctctctcaccagCAGCTTGGACAGCCTCCGGTACTCCATCTTGGCGCCGAAGTTCCCCCCCCACAATGGCCGCCACTCTTCCCAGTCGATAACGGCTAAACCACTGAAGTCTGGCTGCAGCATGCTGGTGACCTGCGTCACTGTGCTAGTGAGGTGAGCTGAGAGGTCGCCAAGCTGCGGTATGCCTCCGTTCACCTTCCTGCCGTCTCGGGAGAGGTACGGATATTTCCCCAGGCGGTCACGATAGAAGATGGTCATTTTCTGGAAAATGTAAGCATTAGCACGTATAAGATTATAACAGAGCTCTGTTGCTCTACAATGccttttagcctcttttagcttgtttttgtttcatggcACACTTACTGTTTGATTGAGTCTTAGCATCTTCATCAACTTTGTTTCTAACAGCAGCAGGCAACTTTATTCAGCAGACAGGatctgataaacccactgtacactacttGCCCAGgatcaaacagcagacagacaatgtTAGCGACTAGCTAATGAATGTAGCATAATATCTAGCGGTTAAAAAGCCAGACATTTTTCTCAGTGAGTTAGTGGAAACCAAACCAAAgattaaaggaaaatgaaaaatggaatataggacagacagaggcacgactccaaatgaatgctaatgttgttttAGTTGGAATATGTATAAAAGGCAATCCTTCGCTGACACATTAGCCATGTATAAGGTGGGAAACATTCTAGGCTGTCTGTCCTTCTCCTGCCTCAAACTGGccagaaatgaatgaaagcagTCCTGTAGGAGGGTTGGGACAGATGCAAAAAGCAGTGTCAGATTCTGACACCAGTCAAATTATTATCTTGTCTATTGTGTTCATACATAACCCATATCTAAAACACAGTCTGAGATCAATCACCTGTCCCTGGAAGCGCTGCTGCCTGTTCTCCACGATGTCGAAGTCTCTCAGTTCTAGGCGGATCTTGTAACGTTTCTGACACTGTGCAGTGGGCATGTTCCACACCACGACGAAGGGCCGGCCCTGCAGGATCGGTGCTGCTGCGGCCACAACGGGCAGTGGGGTGGTGGGGAGAGCAACTCCATGGGTGGAGCTTTGTCCACTGCTTGCAGTGGGCAGTGGCTTATGGGTGAGGACGTCTCCACGGGTGGGACTATGGGGGAGGGCATCTCCACGGGTGGAGGTTTGTGACACAGAAGTGCAGgggatgaaggagaggaggaggaggagaattgAGAGGTGAGACAGCACCATGGCCGCTCAGAGACTGATGTGTCCTTCCtgacaggagagagaaatggaCCAGTAAGATTTTGATTGATGAGGAACTTTTCTGCACTGGGATAAAGACCGCTGTCAAGAATTAAACTTGCCATTAATTGGTTGTTTGAACTTAGCTGCCAGAAATTTTACTCATTAAATGTAAGctaataaaattttaaaaatttaaaaaaagtcaaagaaatatGTCATTAAATTCTCTTTATTAACATCATTTTTCATGATTGAAACATCAGATGTAATAAGACGCATCACTTCCATCACTTTAACAAGTCTACAATAAGGCTTCGGCTCTCAACAAGGCACATTCAAACCTCGAGTTCAACATTAACGCGTCACATAAtttaacagcagcagatacAGACTGGATTGGAGGAACAGAGCTGCTCAGAAGGCAAAAGTAATTTAACTGGCTGTTTGATGAGGGAAGATAGTCATAGTCACAGTCAAATGCCATCCTTGTCACAACCCCTTCACCTCTTCAAAGATCCCCCCAGACATCATTTAACACATATAATAACACTCGACATTGAACAATAACGTGTGATAGTCAGTTAATAGTTAAATGTTCTCTAAATTGTATCTGCTTCTTGTCCCTGATTAAAAATCCAAACTctataaaaatgtgaattatttcaatttcaaacGTTTTATGTCTCTGAAC from Pagrus major chromosome 7, Pma_NU_1.0 encodes the following:
- the LOC140999195 gene encoding hyaluronidase-3-like isoform X1, which produces MVLSHLSILLLLLSFIPCTSVSQTSTRGDALPHSPTRGDVLTHKPLPTASSGQSSTHGVALPTTPLPVVAAAAPILQGRPFVVVWNMPTAQCQKRYKIRLELRDFDIVENRQQRFQGQKMTIFYRDRLGKYPYLSRDGRKVNGGIPQLGDLSAHLTSTVTQVTSMLQPDFSGLAVIDWEEWRPLWGGNFGAKMEYRRLSKLLVREERPDLSEGDIISLAREWFEESARRFMEETLRSVVRDRPNGLWGFYGFPACLNKNKRKTDKNYTGRCHRGTKRQNDRLCWLWCQSTALYPSIYLPQRLAGSKDAALMVRHRLLEALRVASDLRHNNTTHVAKPVLPYARLAFTHTLTFLNKTDLRHTLGESAALGAAGVVLWGELKFAKSKHQCILLRNYIRTVLGPFVRKLRSDTNSCSLQLCHGNGRCARRRPSSGLMLSSAPAMTSDHFLCQCYPGWTGKECRVKKSGNGPPKQSKPRTFS